A single uncultured Methanolobus sp. DNA region contains:
- a CDS encoding ATP-binding protein, with protein sequence MRRMRDKDILSFAGDMDDELDIEIPATGKKMSAKEEDDFEELALETDSKAYTQNGVSDEAFGIITTGIDPLEITESGARITGYITTSHRQKVRLGTYVMVPYGDEDLFARIWKLQYLQEYAVDDATEIHSRRMLQSNTTDEVDYKFLAYLDPICILYEPRGKGILDRRMSDRIPRPNTPIFPVTDKKKIQTGLNIPEEGIFMGHLSVGGELVKTHAVPPTVPYYLRNDYSMGDPLIFRHMLVCGSTGTGKTFLTKNLLRQFMSENNRYKLRGSEERRNPCLIIMDPQDEYSQLFEDNPEITDDDDFKFRAEKVNFGACKNTKTFVAKINGEAYTGRSRAEQIEFTIPFEMVQNNSWLIAPVGMTELQYVGVDLLLEDYFKKPGQHTYSGFMDFIDNDITRDLYVESGKIHEASYDGIVRRVKNRALARVFDQPARPISEILGQIFKPGQVSVFPTEYITNSRIRDIITLTLMSTIVDNKLNTSGEAAVKETPIILGLDEAHRYLAKAGGEHSRRLISKFADAARQGRKEGLGLFLITQDPQDIDETIFKQINTRVILNLSNDAAISTMKVKKEFEKRIPYLKKGQMIVQSPDNSDMVEIMGLSRCVVKHV encoded by the coding sequence AAAGGAAGAAGATGATTTTGAGGAGCTGGCGCTTGAAACAGATAGCAAGGCATACACACAGAATGGAGTTTCAGACGAGGCATTCGGTATAATCACTACAGGAATAGACCCACTTGAGATAACAGAATCCGGTGCAAGAATTACCGGATATATCACGACATCACACCGCCAGAAAGTGAGACTTGGAACCTATGTTATGGTTCCGTATGGAGACGAAGACCTATTTGCAAGAATATGGAAACTCCAGTACCTTCAGGAATATGCTGTTGACGATGCAACTGAGATCCACTCCCGCAGGATGCTGCAATCGAATACTACAGATGAAGTTGACTACAAGTTCCTGGCCTATCTTGACCCGATCTGCATCCTTTACGAACCAAGGGGAAAGGGAATCCTTGACAGGAGAATGAGCGACAGAATACCACGTCCAAATACTCCCATTTTTCCTGTAACTGATAAAAAGAAGATACAGACAGGTCTCAATATTCCTGAGGAAGGAATTTTCATGGGACACCTGAGTGTTGGCGGGGAACTTGTCAAGACACACGCTGTTCCGCCTACTGTCCCTTATTACCTGAGAAATGACTACTCAATGGGCGACCCCTTGATCTTCAGGCACATGCTGGTTTGTGGAAGTACTGGTACTGGAAAAACTTTCCTGACAAAGAACCTGCTGCGTCAGTTCATGAGTGAGAACAACCGTTACAAACTCCGTGGTTCAGAGGAAAGGAGAAATCCGTGTCTCATTATTATGGACCCTCAGGATGAGTATTCTCAGCTCTTTGAGGACAACCCTGAGATAACAGATGATGACGACTTCAAATTCAGAGCTGAAAAGGTCAATTTCGGTGCCTGTAAGAACACGAAGACCTTTGTTGCAAAAATAAATGGGGAAGCCTACACCGGCAGGTCCAGAGCAGAACAGATAGAGTTCACAATTCCCTTTGAAATGGTACAGAACAACTCATGGCTCATAGCACCTGTAGGAATGACCGAATTACAGTATGTGGGAGTTGACCTGCTGCTTGAGGATTACTTCAAGAAACCCGGACAGCACACTTACAGCGGTTTCATGGACTTTATTGACAACGATATTACAAGAGATCTGTATGTTGAAAGCGGCAAGATACACGAGGCTTCCTATGATGGTATCGTTCGAAGAGTAAAGAACCGCGCCCTTGCAAGAGTATTTGACCAGCCTGCAAGACCGATAAGTGAGATTCTCGGGCAGATTTTCAAACCGGGACAGGTTAGTGTGTTCCCGACCGAGTATATCACAAACTCACGCATACGAGACATTATTACTCTCACTTTGATGAGCACAATAGTGGATAACAAGCTGAACACTTCCGGTGAGGCTGCTGTAAAGGAAACTCCGATAATCCTGGGACTTGATGAAGCTCATCGTTATCTTGCAAAGGCAGGTGGAGAGCACTCAAGGAGACTCATCTCTAAATTTGCAGATGCAGCACGTCAGGGAAGAAAAGAGGGACTAGGACTTTTCCTTATCACTCAGGACCCACAGGATATTGATGAGACCATCTTCAAGCAGATCAACACGCGCGTGATCCTCAACCTTAGTAATGATGCAGCAATCAGTACCATGAAGGTGAAAAAAGAATTTGAGAAAAGAATTCCTTACCTGAAGAAAGGACAGATGATCGTGCAGAGCCCTGATAACAGTGATATGGTTGAGATCATGGGACTTTCACGGTGTGTTGTGAAACACGTTTGA